The Gossypium hirsutum isolate 1008001.06 chromosome A13, Gossypium_hirsutum_v2.1, whole genome shotgun sequence nucleotide sequence ACTGCTCATACAGTTTGCAGGCTAATAAACCTAATTCAAGTGAAAAAGGAAGGGACAGTCATAAACAGGATAAATTTTAGTGTGCTCAAAGCCAAAACGAAAAGCATCAGAGAACTACAACTGCAGCTCAAGAAAATACTTCTGAAGATCATCAGCTTCAAACAATTTCTTTTGAacttttaatgaaaataaaaagatacCTCGCCAGTGAGATTGCAGCATGATTGCAGATTTACGTAGTGCCATGAACTCCTTCCTTGCAATATATGTCCGGATTAGTCTTTGAATGGTCCTGGCTGCATTTCCAAGCACTTCTGCCCTTCTGGCATCTAACTCAGCCATCTGACCAGCTCTAAGGAAAACTTTGGTCTTACCTATCTGCAATGCCAGTCATGTTAAATAGAGTGGAATACACAAGTTGATTACTGCATATAGATGATCACACAATATTTGTAATCATGGTGGATATTAGAAACAGATGGCTATTTCCAGTATCACCTTTGACATAGATATGATAGGCTAACAACTGGTAAAGGTGGTCTTTAACCCCAAAAGAAACAGTTATCTGTCCAACCAAATTGGGTACTTCTGTGACAGATATGACAGGCTAACAACTGGTAAAGGTGGTCTTTAACCCCTAAGGAATCAGGTCTAACATGGAGTTTGTTCTTGTGGTCATCCTACTTGGATAACAATGCTATTAGTCATGGTTTTCACATTTCCTAACCATGCTCTACATTGAACATGTTAAGGAATAAACCAGTCATTACCGAACCCTTgtcatgtttttctttttttaaagatttaaagCTATAAGCAGAAATTTTCATTATAAATCACTTCCTTACCCGTACTTCCATAAATCCAATAGTGCTAATAGCCCATGCTTACTGGCATAAAGTGTCTAGCTTATCAATTGGTGATACACTCAAGgagttataaaatattaattagcaATCCTTCAGCAATTCACCACTTTTGCTAAGATCTCAGTACACCTTGCCATTGTGAATGGAGCTAGGAGAGGAAAGTGAAATTATATTTCCATGATACGGAGGACCTCCCCTGAATCCTTTAATCCTATCGTACTTCCTAAATACCATTACCAAAATTAAAATCTTTAAGGTCGTGTTTCAATTACCTGGTAACCTTTCAATCCCATCTTATCCAGGATCATTTGACATGCAACTTTGTCATCATGACTGCACGTACAAAAACACAAAACGGAAAATGATAAAATCCTTAACCAAAGTCATATGCAATAGTaacgaaaaaaaaaaactagggaAGTGACAAAAGATGACTATATAAATTGCAACATCAACCAATATACTGTGAGAAGCAGTTACATAGTGCAATAGTTCAAGTCTTTGGCTAAAAAAATTTCAGAAACATTAAAGTTCTGTACCAGGCAATGTatgataaaatattgaaaataatgatCTTATTTGGATCACCTATCTCATAATGTTAAATATCCGACCAAAAAATCAATTGGTAGTAAGCGGAGAGGCCCAACTTGTCTGCAATAAACTCAAGATTTAACAAATATAGGATAACATCACTTAATACTCCCCTCACATGTAGCTCCACAAGTGTCTACATGTGGACAAACACAAGGGGTTGCAAGTGGGAAGAACATAACACACTTTGactctgataccatgttaagcATACAACCTAAAACAAATTACTAGTAACTAGTAAGCGGCGTGAAATTCAAGACTAGGCAGATAGGATAACACTACTTAACTATAACCTTAGATTAGCAAGAGACCGTgatgcctttttttttctttttgaacttatacATTATCAAGGTAAGCATCCATTGAATGAATATGTCCATTTCTATACCTAAACTTATTACAACTACAAAATGATCGGATTCACAACTTACTTCCCCTCCAAAATTTCTGGAGCAAGGACACCAAAACGGTGAATAAACTCATAAAAAGTTCTTCTAGTCGGATATCCAGCACAGCTGATCCTGATTGCCTCAAGAACACCCTATAAGAGAGAAAATTACATAATTTCATCATACCCATCAAAAGGACCAGTTTCAATAGATTGGAGCAAAACAAATAGAGattatcatttttttcaaaatcatacTCACACCACATCTTAATTGCTGAATTATATTGGCATTCTCAAAAATTGCAGGTTTGAGGACATTGTTTGGCTTCACACATCTGATATAGTGAGGTTCTGTTGAATTCAATGTCTCCATTAAAGATTGAAGTTGCAGctgcaattttaaaaacattttttgcTTATCAGagagaaattatataaaaattccaATGTTAAGGAGTCAATAGTTGCAATtgcaaatgaaagaaaaggatCTATCAACCATGTTACCAGTCTCTAAAATCATTCATGCACAGTACTGAAATTAGTGCACAATTATTTATGGTTTCAGAATGACAGGATTTATGGTTTGTATAAGCAcaataatatttatgagcttccttaattttattttgggtatgcTAAACTACAGCAGACTACTTTATTCTGGATCCATTGCATTTTCCTTCTTCCACGTGCTATAATTAAGTTCATAGAAAACAAAGCCTTCATGGTTTTGATGACATGGAATATATCATGAACTTTTTTGTGATAATATAAGAGACAAACTACCATATTGTTAGAAATTGCAACCATTAATTACTGTTTTGACATAAGCGGGAAAAGAAAAGAAGCACTAGGTTAAAAAAACTTCGATATAAACTGTACTGGTGAACTTAGCATTTTATTTCACAAGGTTCTATTTTCCTTTTCCCTGTAATTTCTGAATTGTTTTGTGACCAGGAACAGATACACTATGATGATGCCCAAGACCTGAGTTATAGGGTCATGTTTGGAATTAGAGGTCAAATAGCTTTTATCCCCTTTATTTAAGTAGGTTGGAAACATTTTGAATGCTTCACTTTCCCAATGACCGTTAGTGTGCACTTTGTAACACTTGGCAATGGGATCAATGCTCAATCAATGGGTTTCATATCTAACACCGATGAGAAGTACAGTTCATCTGATAAACAGGTTGATTAATGGATCACTAATACCTTAAAGCGTGATCCGATGGATGAAAATTTGGATGATTTTGAAGATTCCTCAGCAGGAGGAGGAAACAAAGAAGCTACAAAGGAGCACTTTGAGGCTGTCAATAGATCCTGATGTTCAGCCACTACATAATCTTTGTTCTTGTCAAGGAACAAATCAGCCAGATAAGTCACCTGGGGAGAAGACAACAAAAGATACCGTTGTGTAATCATCGTAGTTAGAGAAACTTTGTTTGTATGTATGCAAGGCAAAACAAGCTACCTCTCCAGCATAGTGAGAAATAGTAAAACTAGTACGAGATAGCTTCGGCTTTATAAAGCGCTTGTTGTTTTTGAATGTCTGAAACAACTTCTGAGCAAATGTCTCGTGTGTGGACCTAGGAAACATACTGCGTGAAGCAGTAAAGATGAAATCAACCAAAAGCAACAATGTAGAATAGGAAATGACAGACACAGCATATAGTTTCTTCTTCATTAAACATGTTGAGCACCATATGCACGTGCATGGAAGCACTAGTAGAGGCAACTATAGTGACTTGGGTTCCCTAAAACTTCAAAAAATAATCTATCCAATGCAGCAAGATACAATCTACATACCAAGCTTCATCGAGAAGTGCAATAATTCCTCCTGGTTTCTGCAGAAAGAATGAGCAAGTAATTGTAATTATGAAACAGGGTGCATGAGAAGGACACTGAAGAATATTCAAactaataaataaacatattatattCTTGGAAAGATTAGCTCATATGAAATAACAAGAAACAAGTTAAGCAACAATGTTCAACCTTCTCTATCAAATCCAACACATCCTGGTTATCAACAAATTCTATGTAGCTCCAATTAATTTCTTCTTTTGTGTATTCCTCCTGTTCCATTTTAAAAACATGCTGCAAAGACAAAATTGCCATATATTCAGAATGAGCATGGCCAAGATAGCATCTAAAGTAGAAGAAAAGAACTATGTAAAAGTTACAAACCTGATTGAAATGTTGCTGCAGTTTTTCATTTGTAAAATTGATGCAAAACTGCTCAAAACTATAGAAACAAGAGAATGGACAAAATCCTGTCCTGTTagctaaaatagtaaaaattccaTTTATTGTATTTAGAGGGAAACGTCTTACCTATTAAACTTAAAGCTCTCAAAACCATAAATATCAAGGACTCCAATCAATTGCTTTGAGTTTGGATCTTGTCCAATTGAAATGTTGATCTTATCCACAAGCCTTATAGGAACAAAGAAATATGTTTTAGAAATTCATCCACTCTGGTTGAATACAAAATAGAGATAAAGTTTTTTTACCAATCGAACAAGCGAGAATAGATGGTTTTAGCTAATGCATCCCTGCTACCAACTGCAGCAACAGGATCTAGAGCTCTTGTAATAATTTCTTCTGGAGTAACCATTACACGCTTTATTAATGCGTTTTCCAAGCTCTTAACATCACACCTATTGTATATACGGTTTATCACACATTTATTAAAGAAAGAATACATGCAAGAcaagaactcaaaaatatattcaAGAAAGGATGAATAAATCATACTGGAGAAGTTCAGCTGTCGTATTAAGATGGAACCTAGATTTCTCATCCTTGATAACGGAGGAGTCAACCTCAGCTCCCTTTGAAAAGTCAATATTTCCAAGATGTAAAATGGCAGCCACAACACTAAAAATTCCCTCCTGAATCAATCATAACGAAAGTTAGGGATGAATTCATAAGTACACTATTTTCTGAAACTAATGGAAGAGAAGCCTGACCTGCTCTTCCTCACTGATTCCAACTACATCCATGGCCCTTATAGTTGCAAGGTACTCCTGAGCATCATCTACCCCATCCAATGCATAGCAGCTTGATTGATTGAGGTAATGGAAAGACTTAGGATCTCCCAACTTAAACTTTTCCCTAACCTGAAAATTTCCAGAAAACATTATCAACCATTGCCTATTATTAGCAGCATAGGCAAGTCTACATGCACGTGAAAACTGATTCAAAAAAGAAATATCCCATTATAAAATCAAAGCATTAATACCTCAGGCGGTGCTGCACAAAGAAGGTAAAAACAGTGGTAATTTCTTTCAGGATTTGAAATTTGGCAAACACGAGACCGTTCCAGCAAATATGTGCGAACAGCCGCTCCAGATATCCTCCCATTCTTGTCAAATTGGAGCTCAACAAATTTACCAAAACGACTATATAGTACCAAGAAGCAAGAAAACTCAGATAAACACATAAACGAATTCAAGGAAATAACAAATTCAAACAATTGATTAGAGAAACCATTGTTTCTACATTAAATTAGACCGACCAGCAGCAATGACTGAAACATGAACTGACCCTTGATCCATCTTTTCAAAACGTCTTTAAATCCAACATTTGATAGTACAAATCCGGAGTGGAATAAGCTATCATGTATGAAGAAagtagtaatttttcaaatcctAATAGCAAAAATATGCTCACCTTGAATTGTTGTTCCTAACAGTTTTTGCATTACCAAAGGCTTCAAGAACTGGATTTGACTGGAAGAAGTCAAACATTAAGAAGTACAAAATCAGGAAAATGCTCTGATTCTTTTCAATTTATCGGATCAAAGATAACCATGCAGAAactatatatgattatatatgatTCATCTTACTTCTAGAACTTGTTGTTCAACTGTACGCCCTTCAACTCCAGATCGACCACCAAGGTATGCAAGGTATCGCATGAGCATCTTTGTAGTCTCCGTTTTACCAGCACCACTTTCTCCACTAACGAGAATGGAGTTGCTTTTTCCCTCATTTATCATTGCCCTGTTTACATGATAAATCAGCAACGGCATCTCTAGAAATCATCTGATGTCCAATAGAACAGAGGTTATTTACCTATAGGCAACATCTGCAACGGCAAAAACATGAGGACTCAGCTCTCCAAATCCTGCCCCCTTATATTGCTCCATCATGTGAGTATCATACAAGTGTGGTAACCTTTGGAATGGATTTATAGCAATCAGTATGTTTCCAGTGTATGTCTGAGGAAAGTAGCAAAGAACAGCACCTCAGCTTGCAAGATTAAGATGTCTTTGTAATTAAATCTATAATTCCTTTGCTCAACATCTACTTCAGCATGGGAacagagaaagagagaagagaaaATATCTTACATAGATTTCGTTAAGTTCATATCTCATAGCCAAGTTATGTAGAACTCCAGGTTCATGCAAATACGAGAGTTTTGTCATGTCATCAACACCTCCAGGAGGTGCTTCAGTATCTTTTGGAAAAACCTTTGAGATATTTGCCACAGCCTGCAATTAGTTCTTTGGTCAgtaaaaatattagaataaaatctATTCCACGAAAACCTAGAAAATAAGTAGCAGAGAATCTAGTCAAAGTAAACATCCAAGTTTCCATTTGAAATAGGTAAATGAACTTTGGATGCACACTTCACGCTATATACTGATAGATTGTACTAACTGCTAAGCTAGAAATTGTTTGATAAGGTCTTGTCTGCCTTAGAACTTGTAAATTATGAAGTAGAATTGCTATAGTTGTACTAGTCAATCACAAACATGTTGGCATCTAATACAAAATTTTATTCACATTAACAAGTAGCGCTTGTTACAGACAGACAAACCAACAAAAGGCTAAAACAAACTCACAGTTTTTCCATTTGTTGTTTGGACATGAACGTCTTCACCACTGATTTTAAAAACTTCACCATCAATCCATGCAAGTGTGGGATCTTCAACCCATACATGAGAACCTACAATAATATTAACAGGAGCAGCctacaaatatataaaattattagccATCCAAAGAAAGAAACTAAGTTTGTAAACAGAAAAAAGTCGAGACTGTCTGAAGAAGAATGCAAAAAAGAATATTTCATGGAAAGAAGATTGTTAGGATGAATTTTTCAATTCCAATCATTTAAGTAACGGGTCTCAGGAACCAAGCAATATGCCAAATTAGTGGACAGTCCACATCATTAACATTGCATACTGTTTTAAGATGAACAAGAATGGAACTGAAGTGTTTACCGAGGAGTAAAATACTGctatttttgtaaataaagtACAGAAAGTGTATAAATAGATGGTTGAATAATACACATCCAGAAAAGATCATTGCCAATATGCCACTTAAAAAGTAGCCTCATATACAAAGAAATAGTTCTTAGGTTCTGCCTAAAGTTCATGATAATGACATAAAACTACATCAAAGATCAGAGCCGAACTTTGTTcataagaacataaaataaatcaTTGGCAAGAAACAATTTTGCAGCATGTCATATGTGTTGAGCATccaaagaaaataagaaattgTCAGCCAGTGGCTCTTATCTTACTCACCAGCATAGTAGTGTCGCCTCACTATGGCATCCTTAACCCCCATTTCAACTTTCATGTAAGTCTAATTATAGTATTAATAACTACCAACAATTCTTTACCATCCAAAACCCAGGACTAGAGAGTTACTCATTTTCAGATGATATATTTATGGCATGAAAGAACAAAATAACTAATCCACTTTTAAGTTGAACTAATTTCTCTACTATTTTATTAATAGTTAGACATTCAGCAAGAGCTAACAATTTTACAGGAAGAAAAACAATCTTATTATCCTaaacaaaaaaaactataaatagcattaaaaaaCAGTCATTCCAAGTCATGATTGTCATCGGTTGGTATCTTTCACCTAAAACTTATCCGTACACCAATCCTAACTCTGTACTTCATTTACATGAAATCCGCTTGTAAAGATACAAACAAAGTGTTTATAACACCGATCAAATGTTGCTCTACATCTGGATTTGCATTCCGATTTCTTAGTCAAGTAATATAAGCATTCAAATTTTCTAATCTTAAAAGCTGATATACTTGAATGCTtttcttataaaattttacaaaaaaaaaaaaaaaccgttCATCATCTTTCAatacaaaatgaaacaaaaaacagATCACATCGAATCCTTCAAAGAATTTCCTGTATAATTTAAGCTTGCCAAAGCTATAAAATATCTAACAAAGAAAATTAAAGTAAAGAATCAAAAAACAAGATGCCATGTTCAACCGATTCAACTCAACCGCAATTAAAAACCGCTAAAGCAATGGATTACCATGACGAGTATATGCAAACGATCTTCTCTCTACTAACTCATCCGAGCCACAACCGAGTCGATGAAAGTCTGACTCGACGAGTCAGATCGGAACCAAAAACAACTGAACTGGAAACTCAATAGCTGAAacgagaaaaattttgaattgaagaAACTAAAAGCACAAAATTATGAAGGTTGAATTCCGAATTCACGAtaaacaataagaaaacaaattctTTCTTCTCacgatttttcccttttttatttaactcatcaaatgaaaaagaaaaatggaagcaaaatGGAAATGGCAATACGATTTATATACAAAAGCGAAaaagtttaaaagtttttttttgtgtgtgtgtgtgcgttaaatttttttttttattgttactgGTCAGCTGGTGTCCAAAGAAGGGGAGGGTGACGAAGAAGGTCTAGTTGGACATTTGGTGGTGGCAACAAACAGTGGAATTTTCGTGCTCTAAAACTAAAACCGACGACGTTTTTTGGAAGTTTTTAGACTAAAACCCTGCGTTTTTCTCGACTTTGGTCGGTGTTTTAAGGCATCAATTTGTTATTATTTACGGGATTTGCCATAAAGTTTAAGTCCAACTAAGCAATCAAAGGTGGCtagtcattttcataataataataatagcaatattaatcaataaaaataataattaacgaaaaattaaaattgtcaATGCTATTAATTAAAACTTATTCAAATCTTCGGTCTAATAATCCAGCCTGTTTAAATTGGCTTgttcatatttaattttggttgagttattattttaatattagaaataataatgtttaaatttaattatacaaatataaaatattaatataaaaataattttagaatattttattattttaaaatatgaaacatATTTAGTATATTGTCAACGAAGTTTTTAGATTTTACAAACAGAGTCAagaatgaaaaatttttaaaattacttataaaataaaaatattatcaatttaccaaataattactctttaaaatattaaattaaattatttaaattaacccAACCTTAACATAAGTGAATTTGAGAAATTCAATAATTTCGATTTTGACGCATGAATATCTCTTCtattgattttatatttgaaagcATGAATACAACAATATATTATCGTTTTTCTTTTGGTATTGTATGCATGAATACAATTATGTTTTAgtatattattttagatttattgatatttaaaaaattatatataaaattaaaaaatttaaatataaaatatttatcaatataaatacaatttaaaataaacaataaaaaaatatctcatgcattaaataataaatttatcttataaattatttaggtaattttttttgctaaataaaatataacatgatattttttccatttaatatttatatgctatcattaaatgtatttataaaataaaacattttaatatgtttttaatgccttcacatatatataatatgttctAAAAAGGAAAgggtattttgtaattttaggtAAAACATAGAGGCAAAagttaaaaacaacttttcccaccaataaaaataaaaactgctTCGGGATTGGGAAACATTACACTAAGATATCCGCTCACCATTCGCTGGCGCCTACatatttttgctattattttgatttttgggttttaggAGGAGATTTGCTGCGTGAAACACTGAGATTATTTTACGGTACGAATGGCTTAC carries:
- the LOC107893341 gene encoding myosin-17 → MAAPVNIIVGSHVWVEDPTLAWIDGEVFKISGEDVHVQTTNGKTAVANISKVFPKDTEAPPGGVDDMTKLSYLHEPGVLHNLAMRYELNEIYTYTGNILIAINPFQRLPHLYDTHMMEQYKGAGFGELSPHVFAVADVAYRAMINEGKSNSILVSGESGAGKTETTKMLMRYLAYLGGRSGVEGRTVEQQVLESNPVLEAFGNAKTVRNNNSSRFGKFVELQFDKNGRISGAAVRTYLLERSRVCQISNPERNYHCFYLLCAAPPEVREKFKLGDPKSFHYLNQSSCYALDGVDDAQEYLATIRAMDVVGISEEEQEGIFSVVAAILHLGNIDFSKGAEVDSSVIKDEKSRFHLNTTAELLQCDVKSLENALIKRVMVTPEEIITRALDPVAAVGSRDALAKTIYSRLFDWLVDKINISIGQDPNSKQLIGVLDIYGFESFKFNSFEQFCINFTNEKLQQHFNQHVFKMEQEEYTKEEINWSYIEFVDNQDVLDLIEKKPGGIIALLDEACMFPRSTHETFAQKLFQTFKNNKRFIKPKLSRTSFTISHYAGEVTYLADLFLDKNKDYVVAEHQDLLTASKCSFVASLFPPPAEESSKSSKFSSIGSRFKLQLQSLMETLNSTEPHYIRCVKPNNVLKPAIFENANIIQQLRCGGVLEAIRISCAGYPTRRTFYEFIHRFGVLAPEILEGNHDDKVACQMILDKMGLKGYQIGKTKVFLRAGQMAELDARRAEVLGNAARTIQRLIRTYIARKEFMALRKSAIMLQSHWRGLLACKLYEQLRREAAALKIQKNFRRHIARESYLTVRLAAITLQTGLRAMTARNEFRFKKQTKAAIIVQAALRCHLAYSYYKSLQKAALTTQCGWRGRVARRELRKLKMAARETGALKEAKDKLEKRVEELTWRLQLEKRLRTDLEEEKAQELAKLQDALHAMQVQVEEANARVKKEQEAARKAIEEAPPVIKETPIIVQDTEKVNSLAAEVESLKASLLSERKAAEEARNACTDVEARSAELQKKLEDSERKVDQLQESMQRLEEKLANSESEIQVLRQQALAISPTGKSLTTRQRTMIIPRTPENGNVTNGETKVSPDTTLAISNVREPESEEKPQKSLNEKQQENQDILIKCISENLGFSGSKPIAACVIYKCLLQWRSFEVERTTIFDRIIQTIASSIEIQDNNDVLAYWLSNSSTLLLLLQRTLKANGAGSLTPQRRRATSASLFGRVSQGLRASPQSGGLSFLNGRGLSRLDDLRQVEAKYPALLFKQQLTAFLEKIYGTIRDNLKKEISPLLGLCIQAPRTSRASLVKGRSQANAAAQQALIAHWQSIVKSLNRYLDIMKANHVPPFLVRKVFTQIFSFINVQLFNSLLLRRECCSFSNGEYVKAGLAELEQWCYAATEEYAGPAWEELKHIRQAVGFLVIHQKPKKTLNEITKELCPVLSIQQLYRISTMYWDDKYGTHSVSSDVIANMRVMMTEDSNNAVSSSFLLDDDSSIPFTVEDISKSLQKVDISDVDPPSIIRENSGFGFLLPRSD